The following are encoded together in the Dermacoccus nishinomiyaensis genome:
- a CDS encoding TatD family hydrolase, whose amino-acid sequence MSDPNLRRSDKPTPPQPLPSPVVDNHTHLDISRDGGAPPDVRAVIDEAVAVGVDRMVQVGCDLAGARFTERVIDAHPELLGGVALHPNEAPKLYAAGELDAAYAEIERIAAHPRVRVVGESGLDYFRTGPDGVAVQQESFRWHIELAKRFGKALQIHDREAHEDVMRILAEQGAPEKTVLHCFSGDVAMARECVERGYYVSVAGVVTFKNARELRAALAQVPLEQLLVETDAPYLTPSPHRGATNAPYLVPLTVRALAEVKNVDVPALCAALSETSERVYGPW is encoded by the coding sequence GTGAGCGACCCAAACCTGCGCCGCAGCGACAAGCCGACGCCGCCGCAGCCGCTGCCGTCACCGGTCGTCGACAATCACACTCACCTCGACATCTCCCGTGACGGCGGCGCGCCACCCGACGTGCGCGCCGTCATCGACGAGGCCGTCGCGGTCGGCGTCGATCGGATGGTGCAGGTGGGGTGTGATCTTGCGGGCGCGCGCTTCACCGAGCGCGTCATCGACGCCCACCCCGAATTGCTCGGCGGCGTCGCGCTGCACCCCAACGAGGCGCCCAAGCTGTACGCCGCGGGCGAGCTCGACGCCGCATACGCCGAAATCGAGCGCATCGCGGCCCACCCGCGGGTGCGTGTCGTCGGTGAGAGCGGGCTCGACTACTTCCGCACCGGCCCCGACGGCGTCGCGGTGCAGCAGGAGAGTTTCCGGTGGCACATCGAGCTCGCCAAGCGCTTCGGCAAGGCGCTGCAGATCCACGACCGTGAGGCGCACGAGGACGTCATGCGCATCCTCGCCGAGCAGGGCGCGCCTGAGAAGACCGTCCTGCACTGCTTCAGCGGTGATGTCGCGATGGCGCGCGAGTGCGTCGAGCGCGGCTATTACGTCAGCGTCGCCGGCGTCGTGACGTTCAAGAACGCCCGCGAACTGAGGGCGGCACTCGCACAGGTGCCGCTCGAGCAGCTCCTCGTCGAGACGGATGCGCCGTACCTGACGCCGTCGCCGCACCGCGGGGCGACCAATGCGCCGTACCTCGTGCCGCTGACGGTGCGAGCGCTCGCCGAGGTCAAGAACGTCGACGTCCCGGCGCTGTGTGCGGCGTTGTCGGAGACGTCCGAGCGCGTCTACGGGCCGTGGTGA
- the metG gene encoding methionine--tRNA ligase, protein MTKVLSAVAWPYANGPRHIGHVAGFGVPSDVYSRYMRMAGHDVLMVSGTDEHGTPIVIMAEKAGKTPQEFADENASIIVDDLVGLGLSYDLFTRTTTANHYEVVQKLFLALHENGYMVEQTTSGAISPSTGRTLPDRYIEGTCPICKYAEARGDQCDNCGNQLDPTDLIDPRSKINGETPEFIETQHFFLDLPALADALSSWLDGREATGTWRPNVIKFSQNILEEIRPRAMTRDIDWGIPVPLDGWREQPTKRLYVWFDAVVGYLSASIEWARRLGEPDKWREWWNAPASTGDATSAASTGGDAELARAERATSDEGSVGAQKASEVLGNSDGVAVSKYFMGKDNIVFHSQIWPAELLAANGEGAKGGVESPFGHLNLPSEVVSSEFMTMEGKQFSTSRGHVIYVKDVLERYGPDPLRYFIVAAGPESQDADFTWAEFVQRNNSELVAGWGNLVNRAASMIHKNFGEIPAPSELADVDREVLDAVRGGFATVGALIERNRLKAALTETMRLVGEVNRYVAVTEPFKLKGEDERERLATVLHTLAQCVVDLNTMMAPFVPFSANLVHEVMGGEGEFMPMPVAKEVTDLDDGRPYRIITGEYSATPRWQPRDAAPGTPIAKPKPAFKKFDPAVVEEELERMNISA, encoded by the coding sequence ATGACCAAGGTTCTCTCCGCTGTTGCCTGGCCGTACGCCAACGGCCCCCGCCACATCGGGCACGTCGCCGGTTTCGGTGTGCCCTCCGACGTCTACAGCCGGTACATGCGCATGGCGGGTCATGACGTGCTCATGGTCTCGGGCACCGACGAGCACGGCACGCCGATCGTCATCATGGCGGAGAAGGCGGGCAAGACGCCGCAGGAGTTCGCGGACGAGAACGCGAGCATCATCGTCGACGACCTCGTCGGCCTCGGCCTCAGCTACGACCTGTTCACGCGCACGACGACGGCGAACCACTACGAGGTGGTGCAGAAGCTGTTCCTCGCGCTGCACGAGAACGGGTACATGGTCGAGCAGACGACGTCGGGCGCCATCAGCCCGTCGACGGGGCGAACCCTGCCGGATCGGTACATCGAGGGCACGTGCCCGATCTGCAAGTACGCGGAGGCGCGCGGCGATCAGTGCGACAACTGCGGCAACCAGCTCGACCCGACGGATCTCATCGATCCGCGTTCCAAGATCAACGGTGAGACGCCGGAGTTCATCGAGACGCAGCACTTCTTCCTCGACCTGCCGGCGCTCGCGGACGCGTTGTCGTCGTGGCTCGACGGGCGTGAGGCGACGGGCACGTGGCGCCCGAACGTCATCAAGTTCAGCCAGAACATCCTCGAGGAGATCCGTCCGCGCGCGATGACGCGCGACATCGACTGGGGCATTCCCGTGCCGCTCGACGGGTGGCGCGAGCAGCCGACGAAGCGTCTGTACGTGTGGTTCGACGCCGTCGTCGGCTACTTGTCGGCCTCGATCGAGTGGGCACGTCGCCTCGGCGAGCCCGACAAGTGGCGCGAGTGGTGGAACGCGCCTGCGAGCACGGGCGACGCGACGAGCGCAGCGAGCACGGGTGGAGATGCGGAGCTCGCTCGGGCGGAGCGTGCGACGTCCGACGAGGGCAGCGTCGGAGCCCAGAAGGCATCGGAAGTACTTGGAAACAGCGACGGAGTCGCGGTTTCCAAGTACTTCATGGGGAAGGACAACATCGTCTTTCATTCGCAGATCTGGCCCGCTGAGCTTCTTGCTGCGAATGGCGAGGGCGCGAAGGGCGGGGTGGAGAGTCCTTTCGGGCATCTCAACCTGCCGTCGGAGGTCGTCTCGTCCGAGTTCATGACGATGGAGGGCAAGCAGTTCTCGACGAGTCGGGGGCATGTCATCTACGTCAAGGACGTGCTGGAGCGCTACGGTCCCGATCCGTTGCGGTACTTCATCGTCGCGGCCGGCCCCGAGAGTCAGGACGCGGACTTCACGTGGGCCGAGTTCGTGCAGCGCAACAACTCGGAACTCGTCGCGGGCTGGGGCAATCTCGTCAATCGTGCGGCGAGCATGATCCACAAGAACTTCGGTGAGATCCCGGCGCCGTCCGAGTTGGCCGATGTCGACCGCGAGGTGCTCGACGCGGTGCGCGGCGGGTTCGCGACGGTGGGTGCGCTCATCGAGCGCAACCGTCTCAAGGCGGCCCTCACGGAGACGATGCGTCTCGTCGGCGAGGTCAACCGGTACGTCGCGGTGACGGAGCCGTTCAAGCTCAAGGGTGAGGACGAGCGGGAGCGTCTCGCGACGGTGCTGCACACGCTCGCGCAGTGCGTCGTCGACCTCAACACGATGATGGCGCCGTTCGTGCCGTTCTCCGCGAATCTCGTGCACGAGGTCATGGGCGGTGAGGGGGAGTTCATGCCGATGCCGGTCGCGAAGGAGGTCACCGACCTCGACGACGGACGTCCGTACCGCATCATCACGGGCGAGTACTCGGCCACGCCGCGCTGGCAGCCGCGTGACGCCGCGCCGGGCACGCCGATCGCGAAGCCGAAGCCGGCGTTCAAGAAGTTCGACCCGGCGGTGGTCGAGGAGGAACTCGAGCGAATGAACATCTCGGCGTGA
- a CDS encoding cation diffusion facilitator family transporter, with translation MGTRHESHDGREAHEQQAAHDGHGHGGHAHSHAPSADADRRYLSAALALLVLYMLAEVVVAFATGSLALLSDAAHMLTDAAAIALALWAIHLAAKPANARLTFGFKRAEILSGLGNGITLLLLGAVLLVEAVRRLVDPPQVEPKPVLAVALAGVVVNVAAGMLLARANRTSLNVEGAYRHIITDLYGFIGTAVAAVVIWATGWMRADAVATLVVVALMFHAGAGLVAQAGRVLLEGAPDGTDVEAIRAHMLEVDHVRDVHDLHVWSVTSDLPALSAHLVIDDECFHDGHAPRLLDEVLECLVGHFDVDHSTLQFEPASHAAHESSLH, from the coding sequence GTGGGCACACGACACGAATCGCATGACGGGCGCGAGGCCCATGAGCAGCAGGCTGCGCATGACGGCCACGGACATGGCGGCCACGCCCACAGCCATGCTCCGAGTGCTGACGCCGACCGGCGCTACCTGAGCGCAGCCCTCGCGCTGCTCGTGCTCTACATGCTCGCCGAGGTCGTCGTGGCCTTCGCGACGGGTTCGCTCGCGCTGCTGTCGGACGCGGCGCACATGCTGACGGATGCCGCCGCCATCGCGTTGGCGCTGTGGGCGATCCACCTCGCTGCGAAGCCCGCCAACGCGCGGTTGACGTTCGGGTTCAAGCGCGCCGAGATCCTCTCCGGCCTCGGCAACGGCATCACGTTGTTGCTGCTCGGTGCGGTGCTGCTCGTCGAGGCGGTGCGGCGCCTCGTCGACCCGCCGCAGGTCGAGCCGAAACCCGTCCTCGCGGTCGCCCTGGCGGGCGTCGTCGTCAACGTCGCCGCGGGCATGCTGCTCGCCCGCGCGAACCGGACGTCGCTCAACGTCGAGGGCGCGTACCGTCACATCATCACCGACCTGTACGGGTTCATCGGTACGGCCGTGGCCGCCGTCGTCATCTGGGCGACGGGGTGGATGCGCGCCGACGCCGTCGCGACGCTCGTCGTCGTCGCTCTCATGTTCCACGCGGGGGCAGGGCTCGTCGCGCAGGCCGGGCGCGTGCTGCTCGAGGGCGCGCCGGACGGTACGGACGTCGAGGCGATCCGCGCGCACATGCTCGAGGTCGATCACGTGCGCGACGTGCATGACCTGCACGTGTGGAGCGTGACGAGCGACCTGCCGGCATTGTCGGCGCACCTCGTCATCGACGACGAGTGCTTTCACGACGGGCACGCCCCGCGGCTGCTCGACGAGGTGCTCGAGTGCCTCGTAGGCCACTTCGACGTCGACCACTCGACGCTGCAGTTCGAGCCCGCGAGCCACGCGGCTCACGAGAGCAGCCTGCACTGA
- a CDS encoding DUF4126 domain-containing protein — MFAALTGAGLSAAAGLNAYIPYLVVALLARFTDVITLPSGFSWVESTPSIVIASILLVGEIIVDKIPALDSVNDALGTIVRPASGAVVFAGTAAAANLDNSPWMTQHPWVGLIGGAIVAGIFHTGKAAARPVANVGTGGFAAPVLSTAEDATSILLSLAAVFAPILALVLLAVVAWVMWRLWRRVVAMRERRAARAAV, encoded by the coding sequence ATGTTCGCAGCGCTCACCGGGGCGGGCCTGTCCGCCGCCGCCGGTCTCAACGCCTACATCCCGTATCTCGTCGTCGCTCTGCTCGCGCGCTTCACCGACGTGATCACGCTGCCCTCCGGGTTCTCGTGGGTCGAGAGCACGCCGTCGATCGTCATCGCGTCGATCCTGCTCGTGGGCGAGATCATCGTCGACAAGATCCCGGCCCTCGACAGCGTCAACGATGCGCTCGGCACGATCGTGCGCCCCGCCTCGGGCGCCGTCGTCTTCGCGGGGACGGCGGCCGCCGCGAACCTCGACAACTCGCCGTGGATGACGCAGCATCCGTGGGTCGGCCTCATCGGCGGCGCCATCGTCGCGGGCATCTTTCACACGGGAAAGGCCGCCGCGCGCCCCGTCGCGAACGTCGGGACGGGTGGGTTCGCCGCGCCCGTCCTGTCGACGGCGGAGGACGCGACGTCGATCCTGCTCAGCCTCGCGGCCGTCTTCGCGCCGATCCTCGCGCTCGTGCTGCTCGCCGTCGTCGCGTGGGTGATGTGGCGGCTGTGGCGCCGGGTCGTCGCAATGCGTGAGCGCCGCGCCGCGCGCGCCGCGGTCTGA
- the rsmI gene encoding 16S rRNA (cytidine(1402)-2'-O)-methyltransferase yields the protein MSTEAPVPALVLAATPIGDPTDAAPRLTHELASAPLILAEDTRRTKRLCDALGVTPSGSMMSYHEHNEAQRTGEIVERIAAGERVLLVTDAGMPSVSDPGYRLVAACVERDLTVTCVPGPSAVLMALAVSGLPVDRFCFEGFLPRKAGERARMLAALADEARTMVFFEAPHRLAVTLEAMADAFGDERRGAVCRELTKTYEEVRRGGLRELAAWALDGARGEITVVVEGAEPREASLEDAVATVLDLVAGGVRLKDACGQVAQASGLSKKTLYDAALAAR from the coding sequence GTGAGTACCGAAGCACCCGTCCCCGCCCTCGTTCTCGCCGCGACGCCGATCGGCGACCCGACGGACGCGGCACCGCGTCTCACCCACGAACTCGCGAGCGCGCCGCTGATCCTCGCGGAGGACACGCGGCGGACGAAGCGGCTCTGCGACGCGCTGGGCGTCACCCCGAGCGGGTCGATGATGAGCTACCACGAGCACAACGAGGCCCAGCGCACGGGCGAGATCGTCGAGCGCATCGCCGCAGGCGAACGCGTCCTGCTCGTCACCGACGCCGGGATGCCGAGCGTCAGCGACCCGGGGTACCGCCTCGTCGCCGCGTGTGTCGAACGCGACCTGACGGTGACGTGCGTGCCCGGCCCGTCAGCCGTACTCATGGCGCTCGCGGTGTCAGGGCTGCCCGTCGACCGGTTCTGCTTCGAGGGGTTCCTGCCGCGCAAGGCCGGCGAACGCGCCCGCATGCTCGCGGCGCTCGCCGACGAGGCACGCACGATGGTGTTCTTCGAGGCGCCGCACCGTTTGGCGGTGACGCTCGAGGCGATGGCCGACGCGTTCGGCGACGAGCGGCGCGGCGCGGTCTGTCGTGAACTGACGAAGACGTACGAGGAGGTCCGCCGCGGTGGTCTGCGCGAACTCGCGGCGTGGGCCCTCGACGGGGCACGCGGCGAGATCACCGTCGTCGTCGAGGGTGCCGAACCTCGCGAGGCGTCGCTCGAGGATGCGGTCGCGACGGTGCTCGATCTCGTCGCCGGGGGAGTGCGGCTCAAGGACGCGTGCGGCCAGGTCGCCCAGGCGAGCGGCCTGTCCAAGAAGACCCTGTACGACGCTGCTCTCGCGGCGCGCTGA